The Pseudomonas graminis region TGGGATGTTTCTTGAGCTTAGCCATAGGCGACGCATTATAGGGATCAACGGGCGTCTCGGCTATGGGCTCGCGTGCTGAAGCTGCGTGCTTGAGCACGTGGAGTGAATCCCGGACAATGCGCGATCTTTTTTGCGTGTTGGACGTGTCAACGATGTCGACGGACAAGGTTTCGGTTCACGGGAGTTGGGCCAGTCGCTGGGTGTTCATCCTGGCTGCCACCGGCTCTGCCGTGGGGTTGGGCAGCATCTGGAAATTCCCTTACATGGTCGGCGTCTACGGCGGTGGTGCGTTCGTGCTGGTGTTTCTGGCGTGCATCGCCCTGATCGGGATTCCGGTGATGATTGCCGAGACGCTCATCGGTCGCCGTGCACGGCAGAGTCCGGCCAACGCGCTGCGTTCGCTGGCAATCGCCGCCGGGCATTCATCAAAGTGGTCCTGGGGCGCGTTTGCCGGCATGGTCACCGCGTTGTTGATCCTCTCTTTCTATAGCGTCGTCGGCGGCTGGTCGCTCGAGTACATCATTGATGTCGGCAAAGGCGATTTCAAAGGCGTGACGCCTGACGGCGTCGGTGCCTATTTCGGCGAGATGATCGCCGATCCATGGCGTCTGGTGGGCTGGCACACGCTGTTCATGCTGCTGTCGGCGATCACCATTGCCAAGGGCGTCAACGCCGGCCTCGAGCGCAGCTTGCGTATCCTGATGCCTTTGTTATTCGTGCTCATCGTGATTTTGCTGGGCTACAGCCTGACCACCGGGCATTTCATGGAAGGCGTGCATTTCATGTTCGACTTCACGCCCGAAAAGCTGCTGGATGGCCTGCTCCCTGCCATGGGCCACGCGTTCTTCTCACTCAGTGTGGGCGTCGGTTCGATCATGATCTATGGCGCCTACATGACCAAAGAGGCCTCGATCAGCGCAACCGTCGTGGGCGTGGCATTGCTCGACACGTTCGTGTCACTGCTGGCGGGCCTCGCACTGTTTCCGATTGTGTTCGCAGCCGGCCTAAACCCAAGCGAAGGGCCGGGCCTGATGTTCGTTACGCTGCCCTACGCATTTGGTAACGTCGCGTTCGGTACCGTCATGGGCGTGGTGTTCTTTATTCTGGTCGCCGTCGCGGCCTGGAGCTCGGCCATTTCCTTGCTCGAACCCATGGTCGCGTACTTGGTCGAGCGCACAGAGGTTCGCCGCGGCTGGGTGACTTTCTGGCTATCGTTTATCTGCTGGTTCGTCGGGTTGGGGACGGTGTTCTCGTTCAACATCTGGAAGCAGGCCAAATTCTTCGTGAACGAAGGCGCCGGCTTCCATCTCTATCAGTGGGGAGCATCGTCGGGACTGGATTTCTTCGGCGTGATCGATTTCTTCACCTCGCGGATCATGCTGCCGCTGGGTGGTTTGTGTTTTGTGGTATTCGCAGGTTGGGTGATGGGACGCGGCGCGGTGCGTGACGAATTGTCGGTACGCAGCCCGGTTCTGTTCGCTTTAACGTTCTTTTTGATGCGCTATGTGGCGCCGATCGGCATCGTGATTGTCTTTGCCGCTCAGCTTTGGAAATGACGCTGACATGACTACGCATATTCAACGTTCCGCCCTTTTGCCATATCCCGCCCAGGCGCTGTACGACCTGGTCAATGACGTGAGTCGCTACTCCGAGTTCCTGCCCTGGTGTTCCGGCGCCAGTGTGCTGGAGCAGAGTGATACCTCAATGCGTGCCCGTGTCGAGATCGCCAAAGGCGGTTTGAGCCAGCACTTCGTCACGCGTAATACGCTGACGCCCGGGCAAACCATCGAGATGAATTTGGAGGAGGGGCCCTTCAGCCAGCTTCATGGTGTCTGGACTTTCAAGGCCCTGAATGAAAAGGCCTGCAAGATCAGCCTGGACTTGTCGTTCGACTATAGCGGCTCGATCGTACGCGCGACCTTGGGGCCGCTGTTCAATCAGGCCGCCAACACGTTGGTTGACGCGTTCTGCCAGCGAGCCAAAGAGCTGCATGGCTGAGCCGATGATTAGGGTCGAGGTGGTCTATGCCGCCGTCGACCGTCAGGCACTGCTTGCACTGGACGTGCCCCTCGGAACGTCGGTACGTGCCGCAGCCATCGCGTCGGGCATGGCCGAGCGCTTTCCTGAGCTGGATCTCGCACACTGCCCCTTGGGCATTTTCGGCAGGCTTATCGATGGGCCGGAGCAGCACGAATTGGAGGCCGGTGACAGGGTTGAGATTTATCGCCCGTTGCTGGCCGATCCGAAAGAGATACGCCGTCTGCGTGCTTTAAAAGCTGC contains the following coding sequences:
- a CDS encoding sodium-dependent transporter; amino-acid sequence: MSTDKVSVHGSWASRWVFILAATGSAVGLGSIWKFPYMVGVYGGGAFVLVFLACIALIGIPVMIAETLIGRRARQSPANALRSLAIAAGHSSKWSWGAFAGMVTALLILSFYSVVGGWSLEYIIDVGKGDFKGVTPDGVGAYFGEMIADPWRLVGWHTLFMLLSAITIAKGVNAGLERSLRILMPLLFVLIVILLGYSLTTGHFMEGVHFMFDFTPEKLLDGLLPAMGHAFFSLSVGVGSIMIYGAYMTKEASISATVVGVALLDTFVSLLAGLALFPIVFAAGLNPSEGPGLMFVTLPYAFGNVAFGTVMGVVFFILVAVAAWSSAISLLEPMVAYLVERTEVRRGWVTFWLSFICWFVGLGTVFSFNIWKQAKFFVNEGAGFHLYQWGASSGLDFFGVIDFFTSRIMLPLGGLCFVVFAGWVMGRGAVRDELSVRSPVLFALTFFLMRYVAPIGIVIVFAAQLWK
- a CDS encoding type II toxin-antitoxin system RatA family toxin, translated to MTTHIQRSALLPYPAQALYDLVNDVSRYSEFLPWCSGASVLEQSDTSMRARVEIAKGGLSQHFVTRNTLTPGQTIEMNLEEGPFSQLHGVWTFKALNEKACKISLDLSFDYSGSIVRATLGPLFNQAANTLVDAFCQRAKELHG
- a CDS encoding RnfH family protein; protein product: MAEPMIRVEVVYAAVDRQALLALDVPLGTSVRAAAIASGMAERFPELDLAHCPLGIFGRLIDGPEQHELEAGDRVEIYRPLLADPKEIRRLRALKAAASRKAQKSI